The Mauremys reevesii isolate NIE-2019 linkage group 1, ASM1616193v1, whole genome shotgun sequence genome has a segment encoding these proteins:
- the GCC1 gene encoding GRIP and coiled-coil domain-containing protein 1, with amino-acid sequence MEKFGMNFGGGPSKKDLLETIESQKKQLLQYQTRLKDVVRAYKSLLKEKEALEASLKVLSVSHETDVGLSGAHLEDVASSNVSFADSADDRSSVHSEDSMGTATSVDTAASLTSAKGELGIEDERTTAGASLMKSEEASGSESGVSTGSGDVPATVNEADKRVLQLKTQLATLTSSLATVTQEKSRMEASYLADKKKMKQDQDEASKKAEEERSKLEAEMKCVQEQLAETKARLITQQHDRAQEQSDHAIMLRELQKLLQNERTLRQDVELKLEETREALAGRVYVADRVEESELQTKQLSRVVEALKRELQAVQEENCKPDPRLQELQDEMSSLKSHFQAQLLQEMRKTAQAEEQLRQHAQMEERRVASLESQVSEVSELLGTYEKAKQKDQMTIQKLKDRIVQLDLENKTLAIAASSRSPMDIHIEEASLDVNVLKDKMEKLKKLLQMAAKKSQPALDIEKLCELELPKGTEAGDGEKATALYYQQELKQLKEEFERYKMRAQVVLKNKSAKDGNLAKELEDTQEQLAELKEKYVALRLSCEEMEKQHKQEMEAKKQEVSHLQQVHRQDLEKCQLDYRERALKLEEEMHKQRDRALAVLSEKDQELEQLRSLAIPYGLQGSKNYLAPGSDISGDDLMGAISSENLTQALHLAATNEPTFFLYAEQLARKEVEIVALRKQKHKLEKEVHQLQERLLVEEEKHREEVSTLQDHIQKNLRDKSREGANLEYLKNIVYRFLTLPDSLGRQQTLTAILTILHFSPEEKQVIMRHSANSSWWLSGKR; translated from the exons ATGGAGAAGTTTGGCATGAACTTTGGGGGCGGCCCTAGCAAAAAAGATCTTTTGGAAACTATTGAATCTCAGAAGAAACAGCTTCTTCAGTACCAGACTCGCTTGAAGGATGTTGTTAGAGCCTACAAGAGCTTGCTCAAGGAAAAGGAAGCCTTGGAAGCTAGCTTAAAAGTGTTGTCCGTGTCTCATGAGACAGACGTTGGCCTGAGTGGAGCTCACCTTGAAGATGTTGCCAGCTCCAATGTTTCCTTTGCTGACTCTGCTGATGACAGGAGTTCTGTTCATAGCGAAGACAGCATGGGGACAGCTACAAGTGTGGACACTGCTGCCAGCTTGACCAGTGCCAAGGGTGAACTGGGGATAGAAGATGAGAGAACCACAGCTGGGGCTTCCCTTATGAAATCAGAGGAGGCGAGTGGATCAGAGAGTGGTGTCAGCACTGGCAGTGGGGATGTGCCCGCCACTGTTAATGAGGCTGACAAAAGGGTGCTCCAGCTGAAGACTCAGCTGGCCACCTTGACCAGCTCCCTGGCTACAGTCACCCAAGAGAAATCCCGCATGGAAGCCTCATACCTAGCAGACAAGAAAAAAATGAAGCAGGACCAGGATGAGGCCAGCAAAAAGGCTGAGGAAGAGAGGAGCAAGTTGGAGGCAGAGATGAAGTGTGTCcaagagcagctggcagagaccAAAGCTCGTCTAATCACACAGCAACATGACCGGGCCCAGGAGCAGAGTGACCATGCCATTATGCTGCGGGAGCTACAGAAGCTGCTGCAAAATGAGAGGACCTTGCGCCAGGATGTGGAGCTAAAGCTGGAGGAGACCAGGGAAGCACTGGCTGGAAGGGTGTACGTGGCTGACCGTGTGGAAGAGTCTGAACTGCAGACCAAGCAGCTGAGCAGGGTGGTGGAGGCGCTGAAGAGAGAACTGCAGGCTGTGCAGGAAGAAAACTGCAAGCCAGACCCCCGGCTGCAGGAGCTGCAGGATGAGATGTCCAGCCTCAAGAGTCACTTTCAAGCACAGCTGCTGCAAGAGATGAGAAAG ACTGCACAGGCAGAAGAGCAGCTCCGTCAGCATGCCCAGATGGAGGAACGCCGAGTGGCCAGCTTGGAGAGCCAGGTCTCTGAGGTGTCAGAGCTGCTTGGCACTTACGAAAAAGCCAAACAAAAAGACCAAATGACCATTCAGAAACTAAAGGACCGCATTGTGCAGTTAGACCTGGAAAACAAGACTCTGGCCATCGCTGCTTCCAGCCGATCCCCAATGGACATTCACATTGAGGAAGCCAGCCTGGATGTTAACGTTCtgaaagacaaaatggagaagctGAAGAAGCTGCTGCAGATGGCAGCCAAGAAGAGTCAGCCCGCCCTGGACATAGAGAAGCTCTGTGAGCTGGAGCTGCCAAAGGGCactgaggctggggatggggagaaggctACTGCTCTGTATTACCAGCAAGAGCTGAAGCAACTGAAGGAGGAATTTGAAAGGTACAAGATGAGAGCACAAGTGGTCCTCAAGAACAAGTCAGCCAAAGATGGCAACCTGGCCAAAGAGCTAGAGGACACCCAGGAACAGCTGGCTGAGCTGAAGGAGAAATACGTTGCACTTCGGCTCTCCTGTGAGGAGATGGAAAAGCAACACAAGCAAGAAATGGAAGCCAAGAAGCAAGAGGTGTCCCACCTTCAGCAGGTCCACAGACAGGACCTAGAGAAATGCCAGCTGGATTACAGGGAAAGGGCACTAAAGCTGGAGGAAGAGATGCACAAGCAGCGGGACAGAGCACTGGCTGTGCTGTCGGAAAAGGACCAAGAGCTGGAGCAGTTGAGGTCTCTAGCCATACCTTACGGACTTCAAGGATCCAAAAACTACCTAGCACCAGGGAGTGACATTAGCGGTGATGATTTAATGGGTGCAATCTCTTCTGAGAACCTCACCCAGGCTCTGCATCTTGCTGCCACCAATGAGCCCACTTTCTTTCTATATGCAGAGCAGCTGGCCCGGAAAGAGGTAGAAATTGTAGCCTTAAGGAAGCAGAAGCACAAACTGGAGAAGGAAGTTCACCAGCTCCAGGAGAGACTTTTGGTTGAGGAAGAGAAGCATAGGGAAGAGGTATCCACCCTTCAAGACCATATCCAGAAGAACTTAAGGGATAAGAGCAGAGAGGGAGCCAACCTGGAATATCTCAAGAACATTGTCTATCGGTTCTTGACCTTACCGGACTCACTGGGCCGTCAGCAAACTCTAACTGCCATATTGACTATACTGCACTTCAGTCCAGAGGAGAAGCAGGTTATTATGAGACATTCAGCTAACAGCAGTTGGTGGCTTTCTGGGAAGAGATGA